The nucleotide sequence GGTTCCCCAGGGAGGCGATGCTGATAGATGTGGAGGTCGGCGTTCAAGAACCAGACCGTGTGGACACATCAAAGCTTATGGACGTCTTCCCCTATGGCCAGCCCAACATCAACGTCGTCAAAGGTGGCCTGGATGTGGCCAAGCCTGACGGGTCGGGTGTCACCGTGATCGCCAATGCCGCGATTTGCGTCAGCTTCGATATGGAGGCGGCGTCATGAGCGAGGAAAGACTGATCCTAGAGATGGGCATGGGCAACGACCTATACGGCATGGATTACACCAAGGCCGCCAAGCGGGCCATTCAGGACGCGCTGCATCATTCGTCCATTGTGATGTTCAAATCGCTTGGCATCAGCCACGAGGAAATGCGGGTGCAGGTCACAATCGCGGTGCAGGAGCCGGACAAGCTGGACATCGCAGCGCTGACAGCGGAGCTGCCGCGGGGCAGGGCGGAAGTCACCGGCGTCCATGGCGGACTAAACGTGCATGATCCGGATAACGACCAGACCCATGTGATCGCCACAGCCGCGGTCGAGGCCTATGTGCCGATGGACAAAACCAAGTGGAAACTGTCGTCTAGCTGATCGCGCCCTTGGTCTTGAGCCAACGGGCATAAAGCCAGAGTGCAACCGCGACTACAACGATCAGGGCGGTGAAGTAGATGGCTTCCTGTCCAACCATTTCGTGCATCTTGGTTTCCGCCAGAAAGAAGTTATGCGTGAAGGTGACGAGCATGGCGATGATCGAGACGGTGTAAACCGCAACGGAAAGTCCTGAGCGGAAGATGAGCAAGAGCGAGCCCAGGACTGCAGACCAGACGGCAGTGGCCCAACAGCCTTGAACCCAAGCGGGGAAGCTGTCGAAATAGGCCCGTTCCTCGGCGGTGAATTGCGCCAGATAAGCCTCGTTCTTGGTCTGCGTCATGACGTAATCAAACGCGCCGCCGGCGTTCCAGAGCAGCGCCAACACGCCTACCAAAATAATGATCCAGGGTTTCATACGATCCTCCACTTTTGCGCAAGTCTAGCAACGCGGGGCCGATTGACCAAACGCGGTGCTAGAACTCTGCACCTGTGCCTTGCAGCACGCCGTGCTCCATCGCATAGCGAGTCAGCCCGGCGGTCGAATTGATGCCCAACTTGCGTTTGATATTTTTTCGATGCGTTTCAACGGTGTGGACGGATATGTTCAGCTCTCCCGCGACTTCCTTGTTGGACTTGCCTTGCGCCAGTTGCAGCAAGATCGTCTGCTCGCGCGCCGTCAGGATGTCTTGGCCAGCATCAGGTGTCAGCGCGCCGGTGGCGCCGGTGCATAGATAGGTCTCGCCTTTCATGACTGTCAGGATTGCCGTGTGGATTTCCTCCGTTGGCACGTCCTTCAGAATGTAGCCACGTGCGCCATGGCGCATCGCGGTCGAAACGTATTCCGGCGCGTCATGCATCGACAGGATCAGGATGCGGGTGTCGGGATCGCGCTCCAACAGGATCTCGGTCGCGGACAGCCCGCCAAGCTGCGGCATGTTGAGATCCATCAAGATCACATCGGGGTTCAACGTGCCGACTTGATCGACGACCTCCTGCCCGTTGGACAACGTGCCGATGACCTCGATCTCGTCATAGCTTTCCAAGATGGCGCGAATGCCGTCAGCGACCATGGGGTGGTCGTCCACGATGAGCACTCGGATCGGGGTCATGCGGTTTTCCTGTCAGTCGTTGGGGCAGATTTGGATGTTGCTTTGGTCTGGGGCGGCAGCATGTGGCTGAGCGGCACGGAGGCCTCGATCGTGGTGCCTTGATCCGTGCTGAGCACGCGCAGCGTGCCGCCAAGCTGGTCAATGCGTTCCTGCATGTTGCGCAGCCCCAGACCGCCGGCGCGCCGGTCGCCCGCAATGCCGGTGCCATTGTCCTGGATGCGCAATGTTGCGCCGCGCCGGTGGCCGAACACCTCGAGCGACACCTCGCTGGCCTCCGCATGGCGTTCGACATTGGTCAACGCTTCCTGCGCAATGCGGTAGAGCGCAATTTTGGCGTCCTTGTCCAACCGGTTGCGGAACACCACCGTTTCAAAATGCGTGTCGGTGCCGGTGCGGGCCTTGAAGTCTTCCATCAGCGACTTCAGGGCGGGGCCAAGACCCAAGTCATCCAACACACCCGGGCGCAGGTCAGCAGAGATGCGGCGTACTTCGTGAATAGCGTTGGTCAGCCCGTCGATTCCCTTGTCGATATCGCCCTCAGCGCGCGCGTCTTTGGTGCTGACCCGCTTGCGGGCCAGTTCCAACGTATAGCGAATACCGATCAGGATTTGGCTAATAGAATCATGGAGTTCCCGGGCGACCCTGCCACGCTCCTCTTCTTGCGTGTCAAAGATGCGTTCGGTTAGCGCCTTCAACTTGCTGTCGGCCAGCTTGCGTTCGCGCAGGTTCAAAAGGATGCCGGTGATAAACACCGCCAGCAACGCCGCGATGGTGATCAGCGCAATTTGCAGGAAGGTCTGGCGGATGCGCGCCTCGGTATTGGCGCGGGCGGCAGCGACCGTGGCCAGCACGTCGTCGATGAAGATGCCGGTGCCCAGCGCCCATTGCCAATCCTGCAGGCCGATTTGGTAGGTCACGAACCGCGCGGTTTCTCCGGTGGAGGGCTTGGTCCAGTCGAACGTATGATAGCCGCCGGCGCGGGCCGTTTCGATGATCTTGTCGGTCACCGGCACGCCGTTGCGGTCGGTCAAGCCAGACCAATTCTCGCCGATGAGAAAGGTCTGCCGCGGGCTGACGAGGTTGTTGCCGCCGTAGTCATACACAAAGAAATAACCATCCTGACCGTAGATCATCGCCGACAGGATTTGGGTGACCTCCAGCTTGGCATCCTCATCGTCGGGCAAGGCGTTGCCATAGATAGGCCCAATAGCGGTGCGCGCCAGACTGAGGTAGTTTTTCAGCTCGGCCTTTTTGGCCTCGATCAGCTGGGTTTCCAGCTCGCGTATCTCGGTTTCGGCCAATTGGCGCGACTGGTTGGCCACCACCAGCGAGATGGCAGCGACGGCCAGCACAAGCGGTACGGTCGCCAGAAGGAAGACCTTCTGGCCGTAGCTCAACGCGAAACGGTCGCGCCACAACTGGCCCCGATTGATCATAGCGAATCGACCATGGGGCAGGGGCCGGACCGGGTCAATCGCGACAGTTGGGTACGTATTCGCCCAATTTTCGGGCGCTAACCGCAAAATTCGTCCGTTTCCTACCCGCCAGTGGGTATAGCATCCGCCGCGCGGCGTGGTTAAGGTCGCCTCACCGTAACGATCCGTCCTGTCGCGTGTGTTTTGCGCCGAGGGGATGAAAACTTTGGGAGGAGACACCTATGGATCGTCGTTCTTTTCTGAGAACTTCTGCACTGGGCGGCACCGCCGCTGCTGCTGCATCCACGCTGGCCGCACCTGCTTACGCAGCGGGCCACCGTACACTGACTATGGTCACCACATGGGGCCGCGGCCTTGCTGGCGTTTTTGACGCTGCTGAAAAAGTGGCCAACGACATCAACGCCATGTCCGACGGCACACTGACGGTTGAAGTGAAAGCCGCAGGTGAGTTGGTTGGTGCGTTTGAGGTGTTTGACGCCGTGACCGCCGGTCAGGCCGACATGTATCACGCCGCTGACTACTACTTCGTGGGTCAGCACCCAGGTTACGCGTTCTTCACCTCCGTGCCATTCGGCATGACGGCGCAAGAGCTGCTGAACTGGTATCACCACGGCAATGGTGCCGCGATGCATGACGAGCTGGGCGAAATCTTCGGCCTGAAATCCTTCCTGGCCGGTAACACAGGCGCTCAAGCCGGTGGCTGGTTCCGCAAGGAAATCAACGGTCCTGAGGACTTCAACGGCCTGAAATTCCGTATGCCTGGCCTGGGCGGCAAAGCCTTGGGCAAACTGGGCGCATCGGTTCAGAACCTTCCGGGCGCTGAAGTGTACCAAGCTCTCGCCTCCGGCGCCATCGACGGCACCGAGTGGATCGGCCCATGGGCTGACGAGAAAGCCGGTTTCCAGGAAATCACCAAGACCTACTACACCGCTGGCTTCCACGAGCCGGGCGCTGGTCTGTCTCTGGCAACCAACCGCGACGTCTTTGACGAACTGACGCCTGCGCAGCAGAAGATCATCGAAGTAGCTTCGGGCAACACCCACCAGTGGAACCTCGCACAATTCCTGAACAACAACGGCGCAGCTCTGCAGCGTTTGCAGTCGGGCGGCGTGAAGGTTCTGGAATTCCCAGACACCGTTTGGGACGCGTTCGGCAAGGCTTCTGCGGAAGTGCATGCCGAAAACCTGGGCGACGAGCTCTACAAGAAGATCCACGACGACTATCAGGCGTCGCTGAAAGCTTCTTCGGGCTGGATCGACCGTGCAGAAGGCGCATACCGCGCCCAACGCGACCGCGTTCTGGGCTAAGGCCTGATTTAGATCAAAGTCGGGGCCGTCCTGCCGCGTTAGGACGGCCCCGACATTCAGCTGCATCGGGGACAATGCGGCTCACGAATTCGGGCAGGCCGCCAATGCGCCGCCCACCACGGGGGGAGAGACCTATGCTGGACTTCATCGTCTGGTTTTTCACCAATATTTTCAAGGCTTTCTACAACGTCTTTTATGCCGTCACCCATCCGGATCTTTGGCTGTCATGGGTGCCCTATATCAACCAGTCGATCCCCGAGGTTGAGCAGAAACAGGCCTTGATGCGGTTTGTCTATTACGGCGGGTCGGTCGAATTTTTCTTCGCCATTTTCGCCGCGTTTATCGTGCTTACCATTGTGGGTTTGTTGAACAATCGCTTCATGTGGGGCTGCGTGCAGCTGCTGGAGGGCTTCGCCAATTCGGTTGGCCGCGTCTTCGCCTGGGCCGGTCTGATCATGGTGCTGCAACAGATCGTCATTATCTTCATCCAGCGCATCTTTGCGCGCGCCGAAATCTCTATGGGTTTCGGCATGAGCTTCTCCAAAGACATCAGCTGGTGGGCGGAGGAGCTGAAATTCTACAACGCCTTGGTGGTTTGCCTGTGCTGCACCTACACCTTCGTGCAAGGCGGCCATGTGCGCGTTGATCTGGTCTATTCGGCGGTCAAATACCGCACCAAGAAGGTGATCGACATGTTCGGGGCGATCCTGTTCATGATGCCCGCCGCCGTGCTGACCTGGATGTATGGCTGGTACTTCTTGTGGCGCCACCTGATCACGCCAAAACCGTCCGCGTCTGACAGCCTGGATCGGCTGATCACCAAAGCCCGCGCGGTGCGTTGGAACGTGGAAACCATTGGTTTCTCACCCAACGGGTTCAACGCCTATTTCCTGTTCAAGATCCTGCTCTGCGCCTTCACCGCCATGGTGTTTTTGCAGGCGATCGCGTTCTTCTACCGCTCCTATCTGGAGTGGAAGGGCGGGCCGGAGGCCGAGGGCAAATATCTCGACAAAGACGTGCTGGGCGACGACGACGCCGAGCTAGTCGCAGAAATTCACTAAGGGGCGCTGAGCATGTTTTTAGGATTAGACGGCGTCGAAATTGGCCTGATCATCGTGTTCCTGTGCCTGTTCGCGGGGATCCTGTCCGGCTTCCCTGTGGCCTTTGCCATTGGCGGTTCTGCGGTGATTTCCTTTGGAATCATTGCGGCTCTGGACAGCGGCGGTTTGCTGATACACCAGGCGATTGACACCAACGCGCCCGAATATGCGGCGCTGATTGCGGAAGGGCTGAAGGCCGAGACCATATCAGTGTTCCGATACCCCGATTTGCCGAGGATCGCCGAGCCGGTCTTCAAATCCGGCTGGGAATCTGCGCTGGACCGCAACGTCTCCTTCATTGTGAACCGCATGAACGAACGGGTTCTGGCGGGCGCCTCAATCGAGACGCTGCTGGCCGTGCTGATGTTCGTGTTGATGGGCATCACGCTTGAACGGTCGAAAATCGCCAATGATCTGCTGACCACTATGGCACGCGTGTTTGGGCCTTTGCCTGGCGGTCTCGCCGTCTCCGTGGTTGTGGTGGGTGCGTTTCTCGCGGCTTCCACTGGCATTGTGGGCGCGACCGTGGTGACCATGGGGCTGCTGTCGCTGCCCACCATGTTGCGCAACAATTACTCGCCCGAGCTGGCCACCGGCGTGATCGCCGCGTCCGGCACGTTGGGGCAGATTATTCCGCCCTCGATCGTGATCGTGCTTCTGGGCACGCTGGCAGGCGACCTGTATTCCGCCGCACAAGAGGCGCGCGCGCAAGAGGTCGGCTGCTCGGACGCGCTGACCTATCTGGGCGAGCCTGCCGTTGTTTCGGTGGGTACCTTGTTCCAGGCGGCGTTGTTGCCGGGTATCCTTCTGGCGGTGCTGTACGGCCTCTATGCCTTCGGCTACGCGCTGGTAAATCCATCCAAAGCGCCAGCCGTCGAAATGGGGTCCGCAAATGGCGAGCCGATCGCCAAATCCGAGGCGCTGACATGGTTCCTGTTTGCCCCCATCGGGCTGATCGCGGGTCTGTTCTTGTTGCTCAATGTGGGCGTCATCGGCAGCCAAAATGTGGGTGTCGACAGCTTCTCTGACGCGGGCCAATCTGCGTCACTGCGCACCAACGTATCGGACAGCTGCCAAGAGGCGATGATCGACCTGCACGGCATCGAGGCATGGGAGGCCGCATTGGCCGAGCAAAAAGTCATCGACGACGCGGGCGGGGTGCAACAATCAGTCAAGCTGACCGAGGAAGAGCTGAAAGCGGCTGTTCTGGCCAAGATCGATAACGCCGCGCCGATTGGCACCGGCCTTGCGGTTGGCTTCCTGCTGATGGCGCTGGTCTT is from uncultured Litoreibacter sp. and encodes:
- a CDS encoding TRAP transporter small permease subunit, with translation MLDFIVWFFTNIFKAFYNVFYAVTHPDLWLSWVPYINQSIPEVEQKQALMRFVYYGGSVEFFFAIFAAFIVLTIVGLLNNRFMWGCVQLLEGFANSVGRVFAWAGLIMVLQQIVIIFIQRIFARAEISMGFGMSFSKDISWWAEELKFYNALVVCLCCTYTFVQGGHVRVDLVYSAVKYRTKKVIDMFGAILFMMPAAVLTWMYGWYFLWRHLITPKPSASDSLDRLITKARAVRWNVETIGFSPNGFNAYFLFKILLCAFTAMVFLQAIAFFYRSYLEWKGGPEAEGKYLDKDVLGDDDAELVAEIH
- a CDS encoding Lin0512 family protein, with the protein product MAKTRILNEFGMGSSLRRTDYTEAALRAIKDALWHNSVSVAPAFGFPREAMLIDVEVGVQEPDRVDTSKLMDVFPYGQPNINVVKGGLDVAKPDGSGVTVIANAAICVSFDMEAAS
- a CDS encoding cache domain-containing protein → MINRGQLWRDRFALSYGQKVFLLATVPLVLAVAAISLVVANQSRQLAETEIRELETQLIEAKKAELKNYLSLARTAIGPIYGNALPDDEDAKLEVTQILSAMIYGQDGYFFVYDYGGNNLVSPRQTFLIGENWSGLTDRNGVPVTDKIIETARAGGYHTFDWTKPSTGETARFVTYQIGLQDWQWALGTGIFIDDVLATVAAARANTEARIRQTFLQIALITIAALLAVFITGILLNLRERKLADSKLKALTERIFDTQEEERGRVARELHDSISQILIGIRYTLELARKRVSTKDARAEGDIDKGIDGLTNAIHEVRRISADLRPGVLDDLGLGPALKSLMEDFKARTGTDTHFETVVFRNRLDKDAKIALYRIAQEALTNVERHAEASEVSLEVFGHRRGATLRIQDNGTGIAGDRRAGGLGLRNMQERIDQLGGTLRVLSTDQGTTIEASVPLSHMLPPQTKATSKSAPTTDRKTA
- a CDS encoding ABC transporter substrate-binding protein; this encodes MDRRSFLRTSALGGTAAAAASTLAAPAYAAGHRTLTMVTTWGRGLAGVFDAAEKVANDINAMSDGTLTVEVKAAGELVGAFEVFDAVTAGQADMYHAADYYFVGQHPGYAFFTSVPFGMTAQELLNWYHHGNGAAMHDELGEIFGLKSFLAGNTGAQAGGWFRKEINGPEDFNGLKFRMPGLGGKALGKLGASVQNLPGAEVYQALASGAIDGTEWIGPWADEKAGFQEITKTYYTAGFHEPGAGLSLATNRDVFDELTPAQQKIIEVASGNTHQWNLAQFLNNNGAALQRLQSGGVKVLEFPDTVWDAFGKASAEVHAENLGDELYKKIHDDYQASLKASSGWIDRAEGAYRAQRDRVLG
- a CDS encoding TRAP transporter large permease subunit, which gives rise to MFLGLDGVEIGLIIVFLCLFAGILSGFPVAFAIGGSAVISFGIIAALDSGGLLIHQAIDTNAPEYAALIAEGLKAETISVFRYPDLPRIAEPVFKSGWESALDRNVSFIVNRMNERVLAGASIETLLAVLMFVLMGITLERSKIANDLLTTMARVFGPLPGGLAVSVVVVGAFLAASTGIVGATVVTMGLLSLPTMLRNNYSPELATGVIAASGTLGQIIPPSIVIVLLGTLAGDLYSAAQEARAQEVGCSDALTYLGEPAVVSVGTLFQAALLPGILLAVLYGLYAFGYALVNPSKAPAVEMGSANGEPIAKSEALTWFLFAPIGLIAGLFLLLNVGVIGSQNVGVDSFSDAGQSASLRTNVSDSCQEAMIDLHGIEAWEAALAEQKVIDDAGGVQQSVKLTEEELKAAVLAKIDNAAPIGTGLAVGFLLMALVFTTARGVSPSSNPVPILVGFGGIVLGLLIDTLLVSPVTSPGNTFLLMIIPLVMIGYGVRYASAALGRNELLRVVFPPLVLIVAVLGSILGGITNPTPAAALGAGGAIMLAAYRKLQDNNQSGRIILMATFAVIIMILVGVNFDLRVNIDSVSFENMVAFLVAKSAYLFAMFGIFFGCWVLFSNGVLSPVVRETAKVTSMVFTILIGSQLLNLVVISFGGEHYIQQFLRSFDSEFRVFIIVMLVLFVLGFVLDFLEIIYIVIPIVGPVIYGGTMDPKWVTIMIAVNLQTSFLTPPFGFALFYLRGVAPKEVTTGHIYRGIIPFVGIQVVGLVLLWMFPAVVTIVPNLIGR
- a CDS encoding response regulator transcription factor, coding for MTPIRVLIVDDHPMVADGIRAILESYDEIEVIGTLSNGQEVVDQVGTLNPDVILMDLNMPQLGGLSATEILLERDPDTRILILSMHDAPEYVSTAMRHGARGYILKDVPTEEIHTAILTVMKGETYLCTGATGALTPDAGQDILTAREQTILLQLAQGKSNKEVAGELNISVHTVETHRKNIKRKLGINSTAGLTRYAMEHGVLQGTGAEF
- a CDS encoding Lin0512 family protein, with translation MSEERLILEMGMGNDLYGMDYTKAAKRAIQDALHHSSIVMFKSLGISHEEMRVQVTIAVQEPDKLDIAALTAELPRGRAEVTGVHGGLNVHDPDNDQTHVIATAAVEAYVPMDKTKWKLSSS